The window CTGGCACAGTGTCCAAGACGTACGTCGGCTCCCGGGTGCGCCAGCTGCGCAGCGAACGCGGCTTCAGCCAGGCGGCACTTGCACAGATGCTGGAGATCTCGCCCAGCTACCTCAACCAGATCGAGCACGACGTCCGGCCCCTGACGGTCGCGGTCCTGCTACGGATCACCGAAGCGTTCGGGGTTGACGCGACCTTCTTCGCCTCCCAGGACGACACCCGGCTGATCGCCGAACTCAGGGAAATAACGCTGGATCGCGACCTGGGTGTGGAGATCGACCCGGCCGAGGTCGCCGACGTGGTCAACGCCCACCCCAACGTGGCCAAGGCGATGGTGAACCTGCACCGACGCTACCGGACGACCACCACACAGCTGGCGGCGGTCACCGAGGACCGGTTCACCGACGCCAGCGGCAGCGGCGCCATCACCATGCCGCACGAGGAAGTGCGCGACTACTTCTACGAGCGACAGAACTATCTGCACGAACTGGACGCAGCCGCTGAGGATTTGACGGTCCGGATGCGGCTGCATCGCGGCGACCTGGCAGGTGACATCGGCCAGCGGCTGGCGCAGGTTCACGGCGTGCGGTTGGTCAAGCGCATCGACCTCGGCGACAGGGTGCTGCACCGCTACGCCTCGGAGAACAAGACGCTGGAGATGAGCGCACACCTCTCCGGCGGCCAGCAGGTGTTCAGGATGGCCGCCGAGCTGGCCTACCTGGAGTTCGGCGACCTGATCGACTCGATGGTCGCCGACGGCACGTTCACCAGTGAGGAGTCACGCAAGCTGGCCCGCCTCGGCATGGCCAACTACTTCGCCGCCGCCACGGTCCTGCCCTATCGCCAATTCCACGACGTCGCAGAGAATTTCCGCTACGACATTGAACGGCTCTCGGCGTTCTACCAGGTGAGCTACGAAACCGTCTGCCACCGCCTCTCGACGCTCCAGCGGCCATCGATGCGTGGCGTGCCGTTCTCCTTTGTCCGCGTCGACAAGGCTGGCAACATGTCAAAGCGTCAGTCGGCCACCGGTTTTCACTTCTCGTCGTCCGGCGGCACATGTCCGCTGTGGAATGTCTACGAGACGTTCGCGAACCCGGGCAAGATCCTGGTGCAGATCGCCCAGATGCCCGACGGGCGCAACTACATGTGGGTGGCCCGCACGGTGGAACGCCGCGCCTCCCGATACGGGCAGCCGGGCAAGACCTTCGCGATCGGCCTGGGCTGCGAGGTGCGCCACGCCAGCCGGTTGATCTACTCACAAGGGCTCGACCTGTCGTCGGATAGTGCGACTCCGATCGGCGCCGGCTGTCGGGTATGCGAGCGGGACAACTGCCCGCAACGGGCCTTCCCGGCATTGGGCCGAGCGCTGGACATCGACGAGCACCGCAGCACCGTCTCGCCCTACCTGGTCAAGGAGTCCTGAGGACGCCGCGACCTGGGTCTGATCAACTGCTGACAGCAGTGGACGAGTTCGTCCTGCTCCTCAGCCCTTGCCGTAGGGCTTCGCCTTGACCGGCGGCGCGGCCTTCTTGACCGCCAACGTCGACGGCGGGATGGTGGTCGTCACCGTATCGCCCTGGGTCATCGGGCCGGGAAGCAGCGGAGCGGCCGCCGGCGGCAGGTCGGTGGTGGTGCTGCCACCGGTGACTACGGACAACCCGGTCATAGTGACCACCGCAGCACCGCCGAGAACGGCCAGCGCGAGTTTGATGCGCCGCGCAGTCATCAGTTGAGCCATGTAGTCCCCCCGTTTCACGTCCGGGGACTGGCGTCATCCCCGGTCGCCTGCGAGTAGACACCCCGTTTCTGGGGACAGCCTGTGATGGGGCTGCCGGGTGGCTGGATCTTCTAAAGGTACGTCACGCCGAGCACGATCAGCGTGAAGATCACCGGCGAGATGGGGAGGCACGCCAGAAATGCCGCCCATACCAAGCGCTTTCGCTGATACATCCGCCATGCCAGCCATCCCACCGCACCCGCGGCCACCGCGATCATCACGGCGAGGATCAGCACCCAGAAGTTCACCCGGTAGGCCGACGTCGCAATGGAGATCCCGACCAACCACAGGATGTGCCCGATCACGAACCCGCCGATGCCGGCGACGATTGTCGACGGTCTCAAAAGTTGATCATGTGGCCGGCGAGGCCGTGGAAGCATTCCTGGAGTGCCTCCGACAGCGTCGGGTGGGTGTGCACGTTGCGGGTCAGCTCGTTGACCGTCAGATCCCACTTCTGGGCCAGGGTCAGCTCGGGCAGCAGCTCGGAGACGTCGGGCCCGATGAGGTGGGCGCCGAGCAGTTCGCCGTACTTGGCGTCGGCGATGACCTTGACGAAGCCGGTGGGGTCGGCCAGCCCGTGCGCCTTGCCGTTGGCGGTGAACGGGAACTTGGCCACCTTGACGTCGTAGCCCTCGTCGCGGGCCTGCTCCTCGGTCAGGCCGAAGCTCGCGACCTGCGGCTGGCAGAACGTCGCGCGCGGCAACATCCGGTAGTCGCCCAGCGGCAGTGTCTCGGCACCGGCGATGGTCTCGGCGGCCACCACCCCCATCGCCTCGGCGACGTGGGCCAGCTGCAGCTTGGCGGTGACGTCGCCGATGGCATAGATGTGCGGGACGTTCGTGCGCATGTAGTCGTCGATGCCGATGGCCTTGCGATCGGTGAGCGCCACCCCGGTGGCCTCCAGGCCGTAGCCGTCGACGTTGGGGGCGAAGCCGATGGCCTGCATCACCTTGTCGGCCTTGAGGTGTTCGGATTTGCCGTCCTTGCTGACGGTGACGGTGACCTGCGAGCCGTCATCCTCGATGGACTCAACCTTGGTCCCAGTGAGGATCTTGACGCCCAACTTCTTGAACTGCTTCTCGATTTCCTTGGAGACTTCCGCGTCCTCGTTGGGCAGGGCTCGCGGCAGGAACTCGACGATGGTGACGTCCACGCCGTAGTTCTTCATCACGTAGGCGAACTCCATGCCGATCGCGCCCGCGCCGGCGATGACGATGGACTTCGGGAGCTCCCGCGACAGGATCTGCTCCTCGTAGGTGACGACGTTCTTCGACAGCTTGGTGCCCGGCACCAGCCGGGTGCTGCTACCGGTGGCGATGATGGCGTTGTCGAAGGTGACGGTCTCGGTTCCGCCCTCGTTGAGTTCGACGGAAATGGTGCTGGCATCGGTGAACTTGCCATAGCCGTGGATCTCGGTGATCTTGTTCTTCTTCATCAGGAAGTGCACGCCGGCGACGCGGCCGTCGGCGACCTTGCGGCTGCGGTCGAAGGCGGCGCCGTAGTCGAAGGTGGCCTCACCGCTGATGCCGAACGTCTTGGCATCCTTGGTGAAGATATGGGCCAACTCGGCGTTGCGCAGCAAGGCCTTCGACGGGATGCAGCCGACATTGAGGCACACCCCGCCCCAGTATTTGGGTTCGACGATGGCAGTGTTCAGCCCGAGTTGGGCAGCGCGGATCGCCGCGACGTATCCACCGGGTCCGGCTCCGAGAACAACGACGTCATAGTGGGTCACGCCCGCTACCTTATCGTCGGTCGGTCAATCCATTCGAAGTAATAGGCCCCGTGCAGCACCGCGGCGGCAAGCATCGATGCCAGCGGCGCCGACATGAGTGCGATGGCCAGGGCCGTCACCGGCGGCCTGTTGGGCACCATCGAGACCAGCATGCTGGCCACCGCGCACACGATCAGGTACATCAGCACCGCGAAAACCGCTGGCGTCTTGTGCAGCGAGGTGTACCACCAGAAGTAGAAGCCGAGTCCCACCGCGGCGGCCAGCACCCACACCGCGGCCACGATGAAGACCAACTGCCACCGCTTGAGGTAGGCGCGTGAGCCGTCGACCGGGACGGCCGCGGGGGGCACGACGAGCGGCTCGGCATGCGGGAATCCGGTCAACAGGAACGCGTCGGTGTCGAAGTTCTGCGGCTCACTGAACGCCCGCGGCCGCGAAGGGTGCTCCGTGGGGCGGTCGCGGTGGAGTCGTCGCAGTGGGTCGGGGTGCGGCCCGGTGTCGAAGACCGGCGCGTAATGCGGCTCGGTCGAGGGCGGGGACGTCTTCTCAGCCACCGGACACCACCTGGATGAGTACGAGGGTTCCCAGCCAGCCGGGCGCCACGGCGAGGATGAACGCGCCGACCGTGGTGATCCAGCGCCGGCCGGACAGCAGGATGGTCAGCATCCCCACCGCGCTCGGCACACCCACCACGAGGGCCACCACGAGGTCGGGGCGAATTGACGCCTTGACCAGCAGTGTGGTGACGACGGCGGCGACCAGGCCGGTCGCACAGCCGACCAGCAACGCGCTCGTGAGCAGCCATGCCCGAGGCAGGGGTATCACCCGTACGACGATACGTGCCCGCTCGCCGACCAAGGCTGAACGACTCCGGCGCGCCGCAACGGAGGTGGCCAGCACCTCGCTCCCGCCAGACCATCATCCGCCATCAGGTTCCGCGATCCGCACGACAAGCTACTGGCGGTGTGGACGACGGGGTAGCGGGCCACCCCCGCGTGCGGCATCCTGAGCACAGGTCCAACCGCGGGAGGTGCGCCGTGCGATGCTCGTTGAGACGGATAGTGTCCGCGCTCCTCGGTGTGGCCGCGGCACCGATCGTCTTCGCGTCGGGCGCCGCAGCCGATACCGCCCAGGCCACCATCGACGAGCTGCAGTCGCAGGGCTACATCGTCGCGATCAACTGGGTCGACGGCAACACCGGCGCCCCGTTGTCGTCGTGCCAGGTGGTGGCCGTCCACAACCCGGACCGCTCGCCGGGAGAGTCGAGCACCGCGACCACCGTGTACGTCGACCTGGCGTGCTCGCGTCAACAGGCACCCGTCGGCATCGGCGTGGGCATCGGATTCTGAAGCATCTGGCGTCAGGGTTTGGCGAAGCCGGCCGCGGCCAGCACCTTCTGACCGTACTCACCGGTCACGAGGTCGACGAATTTGCCTGCCGGGTCAGGGTTTTCGGACGCCTTCAGGACCGCGATCGGGTACGTGTTGACCGCGCCCGCGGATTGCGGGAACGGCACCGCCGTGACTTTGTCACCGGCGCCGACCGCGTCGGTGACATAGACCAGCCCGGCGTCGGCCTGGCCGGTGCTCACCTTGTTGAGCACGTCGGTGACCTGGGACTCCTCGCTCACCGGCGTCAGCTGCACCCCGGCGGCCTGTTCGACTTTCTTGGTGGCCGAGCCGCACGGCACCTGGGGTGCGCAGACGACGACCGTCAGGCCCGGCCGGGTGAGGTCGGAGAACGTGGTGACGTTCTTCGGATTAGCCGGGGCGACAACGATCGTCAGTGTGTTGGAGGCGAAGTTGACCGGTATCCCAGCGAGCAGACCGGACTGTGCGGCCTTGTCCATGGTCTTGGTGTCGGCGGTGGCCAACACGTCGGCGATCGCACCCTGTGTCAACTGGGTGAGCAGGTCGGAGGATCCGGCGAAGGAGAACTCGACGTCGGTGCCGGGGTTGTCGGCCTTGAACTTCTCGCCGATCTCGGTGAACGTCTTCTTCAGCGACGCTGCGGCGAAGACGGTGATCTTCGGCCCGCCGGCGTCGCTGGTCGAATCCCGCTGCGCCGAGCCACACCCGCTGACCAAGCAGAGCGCCAGCACGGCGCTCAGCGCCGTTCGCGCAGGGTGTTTCATCCGGGATCCGCACTCGCGTCCAACATGGCTTCGCGCTCGACGACCTTAACCCGCTCGCGGTCCTGGCCTTCCCCGATGGCCCGTTCGCGGGCGTCCAGGCGAAGCCAGCCCTCCCATGTGGTGTACGGGCATCGGTGTGATGCGAGGAATGTGGGCATGGCTTCTGGACTCGGATCCTGCGGCGCGTCGAGTATTCCGTTGCGATAGTCCTCCAGCAGGCAGGCGATCGTCTCTTCGGCGTCGCTCCTGGTGTGGCCGATCAGCCCGACCGGGCCGCGTTTGATCCAGCCGGTGACATACACCCCGGCCAGTCTCCTGTCGTCCTCGTCGAGGACCCGGCCGGCCTCGTTCGGAATGGTCCCGTTGTCGTCGTCGAACGGCAGCTTGGCCACCGGCTCGGACAGGTAGCCAACAGCACGGTAGACCGCTTGGACGTCCCAGTCGGTGAATCTGCCTGTGCTGCGGACATTTCCGGTTCCGTCGAGTTCGGTGCGTTCGGTGCGCAGACCGGTGACTCGTCCGTTGTCGCCGACGACTTCCACCGGATTCTCGAAGAAGTGCAGGTGTACCCGGTGCGGCCGGTTGCCCGGATCGCGCAGCGCGTACTTCTCGATGACGGCCGTGACCTGATCGACGATCATCGAGCTGCGGCGGGCCTGCACCGAGGCGTCGTCGTAGTCGATGTCTTCCGGGTCGACGACCACCTCGATGTTCGGCGAGGTGTCGAGCTCCCACAGTTCCAGTGGGGTGAACTTGGCCTGAACCGGTCCGCGGCGGCAGAACAGGTGGACTTCAGTCGCCTCGTTGACCTTCAGACCCTGGTACACGTTCGGCGGAATCTCGGTGGGCAGCAGCTCATCTGCGGTCTTGGCCAGCATCCGCGCCACGTCCAATGCCACGTTGCCCGCGCCGATCACCGCGACCTTGCGGGCGGTCAACGGCCAGTTGCGAGGAACGTCGGGGTGGCCGTTGTACCAGGACACGAAGTCCGCCGCGCCGAACGACCCGCCGAGCTCGATCCCGGGGATCGGCAGCGGACGATCGCTGTTGGCCCCGGTGGAGAAGACGACGGCGTCGTACATCGAACGAAGATCGTCCAAGCCGAGGTCGGTACCGTAGTCGACGTTGCCGAACAACCGCACACCGGGCTTGTCGAGCACCCGGTGCAGCGCGGTGATGATCCCCTTGATCCGCGGGTGGTCGGGGGCCACGCCGTAGCGGATCAACCCGAACGGCGCGGGAAGTCGCTCCAACACGTCGACGGCGACGTCGACATCGGACTTCAGCAGCGCCTCGGCGGCGTAAATCCCCGCGGGGCCGGCGCCGACGACGGCGACCCGCAATGGGCGATGCTCGCGCAACTCTGATTCCTTCCTCATTCGCTGTGCCGCGGTAGGTTTTTGACGAAGTCCGGATCGGCGGCGGTCTTGCCGAGGTCGGAGGCTCCACCGGGCGAGCCGAGCTCGGCGAAGAACTCGACGTTGGCCGCCTTGAAGTCCCGCCACTTCTTCGGCACCTGGAGCTCGTAGAAGATCGCCTCCGCCGGGCAGGCCTCCACGCATGCTCCGCAGTCGGTGCACTCGTCGGGATGTATGTAGAGCATCCGCTCGCCCTCGTAGATGCAGTCCACCGGGCACTCGGGCACGCACGCCTTGTCCTTCACGTCCAAGCATGGCTCGGTTATCACATACGTCATCGTCGTTACCTTCCTTACTTCACGGTCCAGGTGTCATGGCCCAGCAGCAGCTGCTGGAGGTCGGCCGTTCGGCGGTCGCGCGCCTCGGCGAGCTGGGCGCGGAACCGGCGGTCGTAGGTCGGTCGGGACACGGCGCGGAACACTCCGATCGGGGTGTGCCGCAGGTCGTGCTCGGCGAGCCGGGACAGCGCGAAGGCGTGCGCCGGGTTGCTCGCACCGACGTCGTGCACGACGACGTCGGGCTCGTCGGCGTCGCCGATATACAGCTCGCCGGAGTCGGGGTCGCGCACGACCGCCGAACGGCCGTCGGCTCCGAACACGATCGGCTGCCCGTGCTGCAGCGGGATCAGCCAGTCCCGCCGGCTGGTCGGATCCTTCAGCGCCTGATAGGCACCGTCGTTGAAGACCGGGCAGTTCTGGTAGATCTCGACCAGCGCCGTGCCGTCGTGCGCGGCGGCGGCTTCCAGCGTGGCGGTCAAGTGCTTGCGGTCGCTGTCGATGGTGCGCGCCACGAACGAGGCCTCCGCGCCCAGCGCCAACGACACCGGGTTGAACGGGTCGTCGAGCGATCCGTCGGGCGTCGACTTGGTGACCTTGCGGAACTCCGATGTCGGCGAGTACTGGCCCTTGGTTAGCCCGTAGATCCGGTTGTTGAACATCAGGATCTTCAGGTTCACGTTGCGGCGCAGCGCATGGATCAGATGATTGCCGCCGATGGACAGCGCGTCGCCATCACCGGTGACCACCCACACTGACAGGTCGGGGCGGTTGACACTGATCCCGGTGGCGATGGCGGGTGCCCGTCCGTGGATCGAGTGGATCCCGTAGGTGTCGACGTAGTAGGGGAACCGCGACGAACAGCCGATCCCGGAGACCATCACGATGTTCTCCGACGGTATCCGCAGACCGCTGAGGAAGCTCTGTGCCGCGGCGAGGATCAGGTGGTCGCCACATCCGGGACACCACCGGACCTCCTGCGCGGTGCGGAAGGATGCGGGTGGAATAGGCTCGGACAGTTCGGGAATCGTTGCGGTCATGGTTGTGTAGTTCCTAACACTGCGTAGTTCCTAACATCAGGTTGACGAAGGCCCTTTCGAGCTCTGCAGCCCGGAACGGCACCCCGCGCATCTGGTTGTAACCGACGGTGTCGATCAGGCAGTTGGACCGGATCATCGACGCCAGTTGGCCGAGGTTCAGCTCCGGCACCAGCACCGTCTCGTAGTTCGACAGCACGGACTCCAGGTCGGCCGGCAGCGGGTTGAGATACCGCAGGTGCGCCTGCGCGATCGCCATGCCGCGGCGGCGGATGCGTCGGCACGCCTCGCCGACCGGCCCGTAGGTCGAGCCCCAGCTGACGACGATCGTTTTGGCGCCCTCGCCCGGCGGACCGCTCGGGTCGTCGACGCGCACCGGCGGAGTCGGGATCCAGTCGATCTTGTCGTGGCGGGTACGCACCATGCGGTCGTGGTTGTCGGGGTCGTAGGAGATCGCCCCGGTCCTGGCGTCTTTCTCCAGACCTCCGATGCGATGTTGCAGTCCCGGTGTCCCGGGCAGGGCGAGCGGTCGGGCCAGGGTGACCGGGTCCCGGGCGTAGGGCAGGAACACCCCAGCCCCGTTGTTGTCGACACTGTTCGGCGCCGTGGCGAATTCGATGGACAGATCGGGCAGGTCTTCGACGGCGGGCACGCGCCACGGTTCGGAGCCGTTGGCGATGTAGGCGTCGGACAGCAGTACGACCGGAGTCCGGTACTCGAGTGCGATGCGGCAGGCCTCGACGGCGGTGTCGAAGCAGTCCGCGGGTGAACGCGCGGCCAGCACGGGCAGCGGCGACTCGCCGTGCCTGCCGTAGACGGCCTGGAACAGGTCGGCCTGCTCGGTCTTGGTCGGCAGCCCGGTGGACGGCCCGCCGCGCTGCACATTGACCACCACCAGCGGCAGTTCCAGCATCACCGCGAGGCCCAGGGCTTCCGACTTCAGCGCCATGCCGGGGCCGGAGGTCACGGTGGCCGCAAGCAGACCCGCATAGCTGGCACCGATGGCCGCCCCCGCGGCCGCGATCTCGTCCTCAGCCTGAAATGTCCGCACGCCCAGGGATTTCAGCTTCGACAGCTCATGCAGGATCTCGCTGGCCGGGGTGATGGGATAGGAGCCGAGGAACAGGTCGAGGCCTGCGCGCTGGGCACCAGCCACCAGGCCGTACGCGGTGGCCAGGTTACCGTGCACATTGCGGTAGGTGCCCGCCGGCAGTGCGGCGGGGGCCACCTCGTAACTGACCGCGAACGCCTCCGTCGTTTCCCCGAACGCCCAACCGGTCCGCAGGGCAGTGATGTTGGCATCCCGGATACCGGGCTTGTCGCCGAATCGTTTGCCCAGGAACGCGACCGTCGGCTCCAGTGGCCGGTCGTAGAGCCAGGACACCAGCCCGAGAGCGAACATGTTCTTCACCCGCCGGGAGTCCTTGCGGGACAGGCCGAATTCGGCGACCGCCGCGGTGGCCAGGCCGGTGATGTCCACGGCCTGCACGGTGTACGCCTCCAGCGACCCGTCGCTGAGCGGATTATCCTCGTAGCCAACCCATTCCAGTGCGTCTTCGGTGAAGCCGTGGACGTCGACGATCAGCACACCGCCCGGGCGCAGGTCGGCGATGTTGGCTTTCAACGCGGCCGGATTCATCGCCACGAGCACGTCAGGGTGGTCACCCGGCGTGAGGATGTCGTGGCTGGCGAAGTGCACCTGGAAGCTCGACACCCCAGCGACGGTTCCGGCGGGGGCCCGGATCTCGGCGGGGAAGTCCGGCAGCGTCGACAGGTCGTTGCCCAGGATGGCGGACGCCGCCGCGAAGCGATCACCCACCAGCTGCATTCCGTCACCGGAGTCGCCGGCGAACCGGATCACCACACGGTCCAATGGCAGTCGCGCGGTCGTCATGGCCGACCCTCCCTTTCCATGCTGCGCACCCGGCGCGCCGCATCGGCGATGCGGTCGGCGGCCAAGCGGATATCGTCCTCGGTGGTCGGACGGCCCAGGCTGAAGCGCAGGCTCTCCAGGGCCGCGTCGGGGCTGAGCCCCATGGCCAGCAACACGTGTGACGGCTCGGTGTCGCCCGACGCGCACGCCGAACCCGCAGACACCAGCACATCGGGTGCGGCGTCCTGTACGGCTTCGGCCGGCGCACCGGGGAACCACAGGTTGACGGTGTTGGGCAGCCGGGGAGCGCCCTGCCCGTTCAGCCGGGCGCCGACCCTGCGTTCGAGAAGGGTCTGCAGCAACGTCGTCAGGCGGGTGTGCCGTGCCGCCGAGCTGTCCATCTCCTCGGCCGCTATCCGTGAGGCGGCGCCGAATCCGGCGATCCCGGCGGTGTTGAGGGTTCCGCCGCGCAGGCCCCGTTCGGCCGAACCGGGGAACAGTGGCTGCAGTCGTGTTCGCAGGCCTCGGGCGGTCGCGACGGCGCCCACCCCCTTCGGGCCGTAGAGCTTGTGCGCCGACCACACGGCGAGGTCGACGGGCAACTGCGCGATGTCGACCGGGATACGGCCCACGGCCTGGGTGATGTCGCTGAACAGCAATGCCCCCGCGCGGTGGGCGATCTCGCCGATTGCCCCGAGATCGTTGATCACCCCGGTTTCGTTGTTGGCCGCCGCCACCGCGACCAGCGCGACATCGGGGCCGATGAGCCAGTCCAGGTAGTCGAGGTCCAGCGTTCCGTCCGGCAGGACGTGGATGACGTCGGCCTTGCCTGATGCATCGGCGGCGGACAGCACCGCACGGTGTTCGGTGGAGGCGACCAGGATCCGGCGTCGCTCCGGCGGGGCCGAGGCCAGCGCACCGTGGATCGCGAACATCGCCGATTCGGTTGCGCCGCTAGTGAACACGATGTCGCGGCGGTCGGCGCCTACGAGTGCGGCGACGTCCCGGCGCGCCGACTCGATCCGCCGGGCCACCTCGCACCCGGCCGCGTGCTTGCTGGCGGGATTGGCGAAACTGTCGGTGAGCATCGGCAGCATCGCGTCGAGAACCCGCGGGTCGACGGGCGTGGTCGCGTTGTAGTCGAGGTAGATATCGCCGGGAGTCATTGCGGGCCTCCACAATCCGGGCAGTGCGGGTCGAGCCGGGTGGGCAGGGTGCGGAAGTCCATGTCCCACAGGTCGAAATGAGTCAACCGGCTGGCGGTGGACTCACCGAAGCGCGCCACCACCTTCACCGCCTCCATCGCTGCCAGACACCCGGCCGTGCCGGCGACCGCCCCGAGCACCGGGAAGCCCAGCGGCTGCCAGGCGGGATCGCCTTCGGGGAACACACAGCGCAGGCATGGTGATCCCGCCTCGATGGTCAGCACGTACCCTTCGGTCGCGTTCATCGCCGCGACCACCCGAGGCACACCGGCCAGTGCGCACATCCGGTTCAGCAGGTAGCGCTCCGGGAAGTTATGTCGCGCGTCGACGACGATGTCGCAGTCCGCAACCAGGCCGGGCAGCCTCGGATCATCCACGTCCCAGGGATACGCCTCGACCTCGACGTCGGGGTAGTGGATACCCAAAGTCCTTGCTGCGCAGTCCACCCGGGGAGCGCCGAGCCACGTCGGCACCATCAGCGTCTGACGGTTGAGGTCGGGTTCCTCGAGCATCCCCGGATGAACCAGGATCAGCCTGCCGATGCCGGCGGCGGCCAGGTAGGTCGCGGTGGCCCCGCCCACCCCGCCGATCCCGGCGATCAGGGCGGTCGCGGCGCCCAGCCGGTGCTGCTGGTCGAGGCCGAAACCCGGAATGGACAGCTGGCGGTCGAATCGTTCGGTCAGCGACGTTGTGGTCAGCATGGTGCCAGTGCCACCTTGCGAACCTCGGGAACGGCTTCACGAAGCCGTCTTTCG is drawn from Candidatus Mycolicibacterium alkanivorans and contains these coding sequences:
- the ramB gene encoding acetate metabolism transcriptional regulator RamB — its product is MSKTYVGSRVRQLRSERGFSQAALAQMLEISPSYLNQIEHDVRPLTVAVLLRITEAFGVDATFFASQDDTRLIAELREITLDRDLGVEIDPAEVADVVNAHPNVAKAMVNLHRRYRTTTTQLAAVTEDRFTDASGSGAITMPHEEVRDYFYERQNYLHELDAAAEDLTVRMRLHRGDLAGDIGQRLAQVHGVRLVKRIDLGDRVLHRYASENKTLEMSAHLSGGQQVFRMAAELAYLEFGDLIDSMVADGTFTSEESRKLARLGMANYFAAATVLPYRQFHDVAENFRYDIERLSAFYQVSYETVCHRLSTLQRPSMRGVPFSFVRVDKAGNMSKRQSATGFHFSSSGGTCPLWNVYETFANPGKILVQIAQMPDGRNYMWVARTVERRASRYGQPGKTFAIGLGCEVRHASRLIYSQGLDLSSDSATPIGAGCRVCERDNCPQRAFPALGRALDIDEHRSTVSPYLVKES
- the lpdA gene encoding dihydrolipoyl dehydrogenase, coding for MTHYDVVVLGAGPGGYVAAIRAAQLGLNTAIVEPKYWGGVCLNVGCIPSKALLRNAELAHIFTKDAKTFGISGEATFDYGAAFDRSRKVADGRVAGVHFLMKKNKITEIHGYGKFTDASTISVELNEGGTETVTFDNAIIATGSSTRLVPGTKLSKNVVTYEEQILSRELPKSIVIAGAGAIGMEFAYVMKNYGVDVTIVEFLPRALPNEDAEVSKEIEKQFKKLGVKILTGTKVESIEDDGSQVTVTVSKDGKSEHLKADKVMQAIGFAPNVDGYGLEATGVALTDRKAIGIDDYMRTNVPHIYAIGDVTAKLQLAHVAEAMGVVAAETIAGAETLPLGDYRMLPRATFCQPQVASFGLTEEQARDEGYDVKVAKFPFTANGKAHGLADPTGFVKVIADAKYGELLGAHLIGPDVSELLPELTLAQKWDLTVNELTRNVHTHPTLSEALQECFHGLAGHMINF
- a CDS encoding putative holin, translating into MIPLPRAWLLTSALLVGCATGLVAAVVTTLLVKASIRPDLVVALVVGVPSAVGMLTILLSGRRWITTVGAFILAVAPGWLGTLVLIQVVSGG
- the modA gene encoding molybdate ABC transporter substrate-binding protein encodes the protein MKHPARTALSAVLALCLVSGCGSAQRDSTSDAGGPKITVFAAASLKKTFTEIGEKFKADNPGTDVEFSFAGSSDLLTQLTQGAIADVLATADTKTMDKAAQSGLLAGIPVNFASNTLTIVVAPANPKNVTTFSDLTRPGLTVVVCAPQVPCGSATKKVEQAAGVQLTPVSEESQVTDVLNKVSTGQADAGLVYVTDAVGAGDKVTAVPFPQSAGAVNTYPIAVLKASENPDPAGKFVDLVTGEYGQKVLAAAGFAKP
- a CDS encoding FAD-dependent oxidoreductase; translated protein: MRKESELREHRPLRVAVVGAGPAGIYAAEALLKSDVDVAVDVLERLPAPFGLIRYGVAPDHPRIKGIITALHRVLDKPGVRLFGNVDYGTDLGLDDLRSMYDAVVFSTGANSDRPLPIPGIELGGSFGAADFVSWYNGHPDVPRNWPLTARKVAVIGAGNVALDVARMLAKTADELLPTEIPPNVYQGLKVNEATEVHLFCRRGPVQAKFTPLELWELDTSPNIEVVVDPEDIDYDDASVQARRSSMIVDQVTAVIEKYALRDPGNRPHRVHLHFFENPVEVVGDNGRVTGLRTERTELDGTGNVRSTGRFTDWDVQAVYRAVGYLSEPVAKLPFDDDNGTIPNEAGRVLDEDDRRLAGVYVTGWIKRGPVGLIGHTRSDAEETIACLLEDYRNGILDAPQDPSPEAMPTFLASHRCPYTTWEGWLRLDARERAIGEGQDRERVKVVEREAMLDASADPG
- the fdxA gene encoding ferredoxin; its protein translation is MTYVITEPCLDVKDKACVPECPVDCIYEGERMLYIHPDECTDCGACVEACPAEAIFYELQVPKKWRDFKAANVEFFAELGSPGGASDLGKTAADPDFVKNLPRHSE
- a CDS encoding 2-oxoacid:ferredoxin oxidoreductase subunit beta, translating into MTATIPELSEPIPPASFRTAQEVRWCPGCGDHLILAAAQSFLSGLRIPSENIVMVSGIGCSSRFPYYVDTYGIHSIHGRAPAIATGISVNRPDLSVWVVTGDGDALSIGGNHLIHALRRNVNLKILMFNNRIYGLTKGQYSPTSEFRKVTKSTPDGSLDDPFNPVSLALGAEASFVARTIDSDRKHLTATLEAAAAHDGTALVEIYQNCPVFNDGAYQALKDPTSRRDWLIPLQHGQPIVFGADGRSAVVRDPDSGELYIGDADEPDVVVHDVGASNPAHAFALSRLAEHDLRHTPIGVFRAVSRPTYDRRFRAQLAEARDRRTADLQQLLLGHDTWTVK
- a CDS encoding 2-oxoacid:acceptor oxidoreductase subunit alpha; its protein translation is MTTARLPLDRVVIRFAGDSGDGMQLVGDRFAAASAILGNDLSTLPDFPAEIRAPAGTVAGVSSFQVHFASHDILTPGDHPDVLVAMNPAALKANIADLRPGGVLIVDVHGFTEDALEWVGYEDNPLSDGSLEAYTVQAVDITGLATAAVAEFGLSRKDSRRVKNMFALGLVSWLYDRPLEPTVAFLGKRFGDKPGIRDANITALRTGWAFGETTEAFAVSYEVAPAALPAGTYRNVHGNLATAYGLVAGAQRAGLDLFLGSYPITPASEILHELSKLKSLGVRTFQAEDEIAAAGAAIGASYAGLLAATVTSGPGMALKSEALGLAVMLELPLVVVNVQRGGPSTGLPTKTEQADLFQAVYGRHGESPLPVLAARSPADCFDTAVEACRIALEYRTPVVLLSDAYIANGSEPWRVPAVEDLPDLSIEFATAPNSVDNNGAGVFLPYARDPVTLARPLALPGTPGLQHRIGGLEKDARTGAISYDPDNHDRMVRTRHDKIDWIPTPPVRVDDPSGPPGEGAKTIVVSWGSTYGPVGEACRRIRRRGMAIAQAHLRYLNPLPADLESVLSNYETVLVPELNLGQLASMIRSNCLIDTVGYNQMRGVPFRAAELERAFVNLMLGTTQC
- a CDS encoding cysteine desulfurase family protein, with product MTPGDIYLDYNATTPVDPRVLDAMLPMLTDSFANPASKHAAGCEVARRIESARRDVAALVGADRRDIVFTSGATESAMFAIHGALASAPPERRRILVASTEHRAVLSAADASGKADVIHVLPDGTLDLDYLDWLIGPDVALVAVAAANNETGVINDLGAIGEIAHRAGALLFSDITQAVGRIPVDIAQLPVDLAVWSAHKLYGPKGVGAVATARGLRTRLQPLFPGSAERGLRGGTLNTAGIAGFGAASRIAAEEMDSSAARHTRLTTLLQTLLERRVGARLNGQGAPRLPNTVNLWFPGAPAEAVQDAAPDVLVSAGSACASGDTEPSHVLLAMGLSPDAALESLRFSLGRPTTEDDIRLAADRIADAARRVRSMEREGRP